The DNA segment AGTTGACATCAACCGACTGCCTCCATCTACCTTGTCTACCAGCAGTGCGCCATTTCACCTGGCAAATGGGGATGTTGTCGAAGCATCAAACTTTAGCCACCATGCAGAGCCACAACTTCCAGCAGTTGTTGCAGCCATACCGACTAAGTCGCTGCATCCATCACATCGCCAAGCCATTTGTCAGCAGACAACTACAGACAGCAAGGGTGCTGGTGACAGTAATTCCTCTCCTGGCAGCATCCTGACTACTTATGCAGCAAACAGCAAGGCTACCACATTTCCAGACTCGATGTCATGCTTGAGTACTCCAGTAACTGTGCCAGCACCCTCTTTGTTTGGCTCCAAAGCATCCACCACAGCAACACCAGCACAATTATTTGGTTCACAAATGGCTGTGTCCAGTGCATCAGTGACTGGAGGTAGTGTATTGCCAATTCCAACATCAAGCTTTAGCACCTCCAAAATGATGCTGGCATCTTCCGTCTCTGGATCTATAACATATGGCAAGGCGACATCTACTCAACCCTTAGACTTGCCATTATCTATGTGCAGCACAGCAACCGTCGTGGCACCTTCATTTTCAGTGCCAAACTTGTGCTTTAGCACTCCAGAGGCTACACCAGACGCATCAATGTTTGGAGCTGCAACAGCTACTAGAATGACGCCTGCTCTATCATCTGGCTTACCTATAACTACATCCACTGTAGCAGCCATATACACTGTAGCAACCACATCCACTACATTTTCAGTGTCAGCCCCAAGTATTGGCACATCTGCGGCAATGCTGGCACCATTTATGTTTGAACCCTCCACAGGCACCACAGTGGTGCCTGCTGCATCCACTACAGCAATCACTGTTCCAACTAAATTTTCAGCACTGACACCTTCTGTCCTATCTTTTGATTCACAAGGGACTACGCCAGCTGTGTCAGGCTCTTTTTACACAGGCATGCCCCGTTTGCATGCAACTACTTTTGATAACTTTAGTCGAAGCCCAGAGTCCTCTACATGCACATGTGATGTGAACAATGGTGCCAACAGACTCGCATGTCAAGTGCATGGTTTGAAAAAGCAAGACATTGTGGGACATAAGACTGCAGAATTCTCACAGCCTGCTATAGAGTTGAATGCTGTGGCTTCAACTCCAGATGGAAATGCCCCCACCAAGCTTTTTGACACGAAAGGTGTAGTTTGCACACCTGGTGCCTCCGCACTAAGCCATAACCTTCCATCATTTGGTGGTGTGTTTGCTGGCTCTCGAGCTTCAGGAAATGAGGAGTTTGGTCAATTCCAGTTTGGTAGTACCCCAAAAGTGACAGAGTGTCGAACCAATGTAGCAGACTCTGCTGTAATAGCAGCTACAGCAAAGGAACAACCACATTCTGTTTTAGAAGGTGATGTCACTTTGTCTGGAAGAAAGGAACCCATGTCAGCTGCGTCAGTGCTTGGCAGCAATGCCACATCAGCAAACAATGTTTCGAAAGGATCTGAAGTTACTAGCTCATTAAAAGTGGGTGCATTTTCCAAAGAAAGAATGCCTGCTGTTGCGGAGACTGCGACAAGTGATCCATCGAGACCTGAACTAGCTGCAAGCACTTCGTATTCTTCTTTGGCCCAGAAATCATCAAGCACTGTGTTCAGTGAGCCTGTGTCTACTGCCTCTTCGATTGTGATTGGGCTTCCAAGAGAAAAAATGTCAACTGGCACGGAGACAGTAATGTGTGAACCACCACTGAACATACATGTGAACCAACAACTTTTGTCCAATGGTACCAGCCTAGTTGCAGGCTCCTCATCTCTTCCGTTAGGTGGGGAAAATGATAAGGAGAAAGAACACAGGCCTTTTAACGCTCAGCTAATAGCACCAGGCAATTTAACAAATAGCACGCCTTCACCAGATAATAAGGAACCTAAATTGGCCAGACCTGTGCTTGGCAGCGCTGATTCATCATCAAGGACTGCGTGTAGTGAGCCTGTGTCTACTGCTTCTTCAAATGTGGTGGAGCTTCCAAGAGGAAAAGTGTCAATTGGCACACAGACAGCAACATGTGAACCACCAGTGCCCAGCCTAGTTGCAGGTTCCTCATCTCTTCTGTTAGGTGGGGAAAATAAGGAAAAAGCAGAACACAAGCCTTTTAACGCACAGCCAGTAGCAGCAGGCAATTTAACAAATACCACCCCTTCACCAGATAAGAAGGAACCTAAATTGGCCAGACCTGTGCTTGGCAGCGCTGATTCATCATCAAGGACTGCGTGTAGTGAGCCTGTGTCTACTGCTTCTTCAAATGTGGTGGAGCTTCCAAGAGGAAAAGTGTCAATTGGCACACAGACAGCAACATGTGAACCACCAGTGCCCAGCCTAGTTGCAGGTTCCTCATCTCTTCTGTTAGGTGGGGAAAATAAGGAAAAAGCAGAACACAAGCCTTTTAACGCACAGCCAGTAGCAGCAGGCAATTTAACAAATACCACCCCTTCACCAGATAAGAAGGAACCTAAATTGGCCAGACCTGTGCTTGGCAGTGCTGATTCATCATCAAGGACTGCGTGTAGCGAGCCTGTGTCTACTGCTTCTTCAATTGTGGTGGAGCTTCCAAGAGGAAAAGTGTCAATTGGCACACAGACAGCAACATGTGAACCACCAGTGTCCAGCCTAGTTGCAGGCTTCTCATCTCTTCTGTTAGGTGGGGAAAATAAGGAAAAAGCAGAACACAAGCCTTTTAACGCACAGCCAGTAGCAGCAGGCAATTTAACAAATAGCACCCCTTCACCAGATAAGAAGGAACCTAAATTGGCCAGACCTGTGCTTGGCAGCGCTGATTCATCATCAAGGACTGCGTGTAGCGAGCCTGTGTCTACTGCTTCTTCAATTGTGGTGGAGCTTCCAAGAGGAAAAGTGTCAATTGGCACACAGACAGCAACATGTGAACCACCAGTGTCCAGCCTAGTTGCAGGCTTCTCATCTCTTCTGTTAGGTGGGGAAAATAAGGAAAAAGCAGAACACAAGCCTTTTAACGCACAGCCAGTAGCAGCAGGCAATTTAACAAATAGCACACCTTCACCAGATAAGAAGGAACCTAAATTGGCCAGACCTGTGCTTGGCAGCGCTGATTCATCATCAAGGACTGCGTGTAGTGAGCCTGTGTCTACTGCTTCTTCAATTGTGGTGGAGCTTCCAAGAGGAAAAGTGTCAATTGGCACACAGACAGTAACATGTGAACCACCAGTGTCCAGCCTAGTTGCAGGCTTCTCATCTCTTCTGTTAGGTGGGGAAAATAAGGAAAAAGCAGAACACAAGCCTTTTAACGCACAGCCAGTAGCAGCAGGCAATTTAACAAATAGCACACCTTCACCAGATAAGAAGGAACCTAAATTGGCCAGACCTGTGCTTAGCAGTGCGTCTTTATCATCAAGGACTGCATGTAGTGAGCCTTTGTCTACTACTTCTTCGATTGTGTTGGAGCTTCCAAGAGGAAAAGTGTCGGTTGGCACTGAGAGAGCAGCATGTGAACCACCAGTGCCCAGCCTAGTCGCAGGCTCCTCATCTGTTCTGTTAAATGGGGAAAATGATGAGGAGAAACAAGGACACAACCCTTCTAACGCACAGCCAATAGCAGCAGGCCATTTAAAAAGTAGCGCCGCTTCACCAGATAAGGAACCTAAATCGACCAGACCTGTGCTTGGCAGCATGGCTTCATCATCAGGGACTGTGTGTAGTGTGCCTGTGTCTATTTCTTCTTCAGTTGTGGTGGAGCTTTCAAGAGGAAAAATGTCAGTTGATGTGGAGACAGCAACATGCAGGCCGCCAACACCCAGCCTAGTTGCAGGCTCATCTCTTCCATTAGGTGTGGAAAGTAAGGAGAAAGCAGAACACAAGCCTTTTGATGTACAGCCAGTTGCAACAGGCAATTTCACAAATAGCAACCCTTCACCAGATAAGAAGGAACCTAAATTGGCCAGACCTGTGCTTGGCACTGCTGCTTCATCATCAAGGACTGTGTGTAGTGAGCCTGTGTCTACTGCTTCTTCGATTGTGGTGGGGCTTCAAAGAGGAAAAGTGTCAATTGACACTGAGACAGCAGCATGTGAACCACCAGTGCCCAGCCTAGTTGCAGGCTGCTCATCTCTTCTGTTAGGTGGGGAAAATGATGAGGAGAAAgaagagcacgtgccttttaacACACGGCCAATAGCAGCAGGCCATTTAAAAAGTAGCACCTCTTCACCGGATAAGAAAGAACCTAAATCGACCAGACCTGTGCTTGGCAGCACTGCTTCATCATCAAAGACTGTGTGTAGTGAGCCTGTGTCTCCTGCTTCTTCGATTATGGTGGAGCTTTCAAGAGGAAAAGCGTCAATTGATGTGGAGACAGCAACATGCAGGCCACCAACATCCAGCCCTGTCACAGGGTCCTCATCTCTTCCGTTAGGTGGCAAAAATGATAAGGAGAAAGAAGAACCGATCGCCAACAGGGGCCCAGCTCTGAGCTCATCCAGTAATGATGATAATGCCAGCAAGCTTTCCAGTGCACACGCAGAGCCAGAAGAACCCATGTTCTTATTTGGTGTCACTCTCCCAAATAGGAAACAGTTGGATTCAGTCACCACTGCACATGTTGGAACCACATTTGGGAAGAATGCATTTACGTGTTCCATTTGCGTTGACCAAAATGTGAAAGAAGTTTCTTGCCAGTTGACTGAATGTGGTGGGTTTCTGTCTGTTACTCCACAGAATGTCGAGCAGATTTCAGAGGAGCCAGAACAAGTTAGCTCTTTTGTTACAGTGGATGCTGTGATGGAGCTACCAAGTTCTAGCTCTTCAGTGGAATCATTGTTCAAGTCTACTACTATCGCTAAGAGAGAGGAATCGACCGAGCTGCCTTCAGCAGCTAATGTAAATGTTTCTTTGTCTAGCCCACTAGGAGGCACTATGAGCACCACCCAGATTGCATCAACAAGCCATGTGTTTGAATTTGGTGTGACACTGCCGGATCAGAGAGCATCTGTTTCACTTAGTTCTTCATATCCTGATACTACTTCCATGTCAGAAAAGAATGTGTGCAGTTTAAAAAACATGACAATAGTTTCTGGACACAAAGCGACACCTATTGATGTAGCGGGTgcagatgttgaattagcaaatTCCAGCTCCTGTGTACGACTTTTGTCCAACGGTTCCACTATTGCCATGAAAGATGAATCCGCTGTGCAAAGCCACCTGTCAATGACTGCCACAATCGATGCAGAAACTATTAAGCTGAGTTCAACACCAAACAAACTTGAACTACAGGTTGCATTCCCCTTGCCACCTGAGCCACAGGTCGCATCTCCTCAAGCAAAGCCATCAGCTTCAACACTAGGCACAATTAGGCAGCAAGCAGGTTCGCTACAAAACACTGGTGAAGCGGCAGAGGACTTTGAATCCAGTACCCTGTTTGAGCCAATGCTCTTACTGCCGGAGCGTATGGAAATCACAACAGGTGAAGAGGATGAAGACGTCCTGTTTTGTGAGCGAGCAAAGCTTTCTCAATTTGATGCTGGGACAAAGCAGTGGAAAGAGCATGGAATTGGGCTGCTGGAAAGTGAAGACAAACCCTGTGATAAAAACCTTGCAGCCCAGTTTAGGACACAGGAAGAGGCTGACGTTTTCAAACAGACATTTGAGAGCGGCAAGGACAAAGCCCAGTCCACAAAAACACTGAAAGAAGATGCAGGGGAGGGAAAGGGTGGTGCAACCCAGCAGCAGGCTGACGTGAAGAGGCCACAGGAGCTGGCAGCTACCATGCAAGAGTCCCTAAATAGCTATGCATGTGACGAGCTTGCCCAAGATGAAGAAATGCATGCACCCTATGAGATCTTAACATATGGTAAGCTAGCTAACCAAATTGCTAGTTTACGTGGTTATATTGCAGAAAACATCAATGTACCTGCCTCCAGTGGCACGAGCTCCCCTCTCAGCACTGCGTGCTCAGGAATTTCACCAGGCATGTCTACCTCTGGTATTTTCAGTGCCAGTAGCACACCACAGTTTCTCAATTTGAGCCCCGGATCAGGACAATTGTCTTCTAGAGT comes from the Dermacentor variabilis isolate Ectoservices chromosome 2, ASM5094787v1, whole genome shotgun sequence genome and includes:
- the LOC142572217 gene encoding uncharacterized protein LOC142572217 isoform X2, whose protein sequence is MFKLKESMTRAQGVPDVKDTEDLITSEIVSSPLDVSLRVKLLRLLLNIGRVRDAYKHAFQTEEEPQFIAKAAYSIQWQSCMTDVMKAYHQDRAGPVDELFLTKYLLTLDQLTILMLHNPSSSTLFAVSGSKDIEPYKQGEQSLLDDAVSVIRSLDDLLKEAHKKQFLSGAWNFILQHFTAQLYLHMATLVLKNPVKVSYKWQVAHRWAAALLLSAYAVHPPSALSQEDWFLALDSEERNLCRNIFLRAHHRLSVSGHILHILCDVEDKSSWLSDITQEVCTPEVRNRIYRSIFGEKGNTSWFLQDTTFTNCTTEFPSPAALYKHDQESQWLHPSSLDHLTWLALQWSSLQDKKHVVTEQCFELQVFERLPLKPCSFTSGAAETLSQVDMQAFLEAACYCASQALGRKAFHRGQGPLALPPHVGVQLCTGSQADWWSAAYHMYASSCRSEMADVRRILQRGLEVIRAIGNHGMDLSLVVHLARTFANKSSHRRADGLEEEAEAFENQAARYWEAALTMLETYRITRSPVTPSGRLFCVPGGRGVTSLQELRNIKQEAKMFLAMCAMNAGCLDEAAEMFSGLMTAQAAYYTALVMEKMARKASQRGARYTLLLKERAALQLALERGCRQSDWTLISTVSAQLDDLQERLNLTNVTNGYHDDDNNDEPSRGGQGDSLHLSAHSSTSSVHWAQQSSTPKPDKSFYPACTPPEKSPTSEETPESLSCQPRSAAAVEAPTIASRFLELQLHSISLHQELAVSRLHGMQEASQSMIKEQLDNHRAVLAEVKQQKAAMEQLTKKIDEVAATTAVAADAASCSQRQNGGSEHRDEQVSGRGLEHNYSRYETAASSRATPLMARSRRFTALPRSVPHVQGPARRSYSVPHFGHLFASQHLGQPLAHHFAWQLFLSPQGTISLSTVPTPFPGVAGQFANDNSRPPPSTVSASSTPSRIVNADELPVPMTTTNALPIWGGAGGSPLTAPSSFPTSTLITPSTMAAYCQAVSAPQPVALETTAPLSSTPDDQAPFTALGTGTERENQRLSPFSLKSVDINRLPPSTLSTSSAPFHLANGDVVEASNFSHHAEPQLPAVVAAIPTKSLHPSHRQAICQQTTTDSKGAGDSNSSPGSILTTYAANSKATTFPDSMSCLSTPVTVPAPSLFGSKASTTATPAQLFGSQMAVSSASVTGGSVLPIPTSSFSTSKMMLASSVSGSITYGKATSTQPLDLPLSMCSTATVVAPSFSVPNLCFSTPEATPDASMFGAATATRMTPALSSGLPITTSTVAAIYTVATTSTTFSVSAPSIGTSAAMLAPFMFEPSTGTTVVPAASTTAITVPTKFSALTPSVLSFDSQGTTPAVSGSFYTGMPRLHATTFDNFSRSPESSTCTCDVNNGANRLACQVHGLKKQDIVGHKTAEFSQPAIELNAVASTPDGNAPTKLFDTKGVVCTPGASALSHNLPSFGGVFAGSRASGNEEFGQFQFGSTPKVTECRTNVADSAVIAATAKEQPHSVLEGDVTLSGRKEPMSAASVLGSNATSANNVSKGSEVTSSLKVGAFSKERMPAVAETATSDPSRPELAASTSYSSLAQKSSSTVFSEPVSTASSIVIGLPREKMSTGTETVMCEPPLNIHVNQQLLSNGTSLVAGSSSLPLGGENDKEKEHRPFNAQLIAPGNLTNSTPSPDNKEPKLARPVLGSADSSSRTACSEPVSTASSNVVELPRGKVSIGTQTATCEPPVPSLVAGSSSLLLGGENKEKAEHKPFNAQPVAAGNLTNTTPSPDKKEPKLARPVLGSADSSSRTACSEPVSTASSNVVELPRGKVSIGTQTATCEPPVPSLVAGSSSLLLGGENKEKAEHKPFNAQPVAAGNLTNTTPSPDKKEPKLARPVLGSADSSSRTACSEPVSTASSIVVELPRGKVSIGTQTATCEPPVSSLVAGFSSLLLGGENKEKAEHKPFNAQPVAAGNLTNSTPSPDKKEPKLARPVLGSADSSSRTACSEPVSTASSIVVELPRGKVSIGTQTATCEPPVSSLVAGFSSLLLGGENKEKAEHKPFNAQPVAAGNLTNSTPSPDKKEPKLARPVLGSADSSSRTACSEPVSTASSIVVELPRGKVSIGTQTVTCEPPVSSLVAGFSSLLLGGENKEKAEHKPFNAQPVAAGNLTNSTPSPDKKEPKLARPVLSSASLSSRTACSEPLSTTSSIVLELPRGKVSVGTERAACEPPVPSLVAGSSSVLLNGENDEEKQGHNPSNAQPIAAGHLKSSAASPDKEPKSTRPVLGSMASSSGTVCSVPVSISSSVVVELSRGKMSVDVETATCRPPTPSLVAGSSLPLGVESKEKAEHKPFDVQPVATGNFTNSNPSPDKKEPKLARPVLGTAASSSRTVCSEPVSTASSIVVGLQRGKVSIDTETAACEPPVPSLVAGCSSLLLGGENDEEKEEHVPFNTRPIAAGHLKSSTSSPDKKEPKSTRPVLGSTASSSKTVCSEPVSPASSIMVELSRGKASIDVETATCRPPTSSPVTGSSSLPLGGKNDKEKEEPIANRGPALSSSSNDDNASKLSSAHAEPEEPMFLFGVTLPNRKQLDSVTTAHVGTTFGKNAFTCSICVDQNVKEVSCQLTECGGFLSVTPQNVEQISEEPEQVSSFVTVDAVMELPSSSSSVESLFKSTTIAKREESTELPSAANVNVSLSSPLGGTMSTTQIASTSHVFEFGVTLPDQRASVSLSSSYPDTTSMSEKNVCSLKNMTIVSGHKATPIDVAGADVELANSSSCVRLLSNGSTIAMKDESAVQSHLSMTATIDAETIKLSSTPNKLELQVAFPLPPEPQVASPQAKPSASTLGTIRQQAGSLQNTGEAAEDFESSTLFEPMLLLPERMEITTGEEDEDVLFCERAKLSQFDAGTKQWKEHGIGLLESEDKPCDKNLAAQFRTQEEADVFKQTFESGKDKAQSTKTLKEDAGEGKGGATQQQADVKRPQELAATMQESLNSYACDELAQDEEMHAPYEILTYGKLANQIASLRGYIAENINVPASSGTSSPLSTACSGISPGMSTSGIFSASSTPQFLNLSPGSGQLSSRVVSSTIKPLKPMLDTLPLHTLASPSSFAFEMTICRSSSKPATSTPVATASTVASEESSHEELIFEEAVREPTAPIF